Below is a window of Desulfarculaceae bacterium DNA.
CATCAAAGGCGACGGCGGCAAGGAGGTGGTCCTCAACGCCAAGCAGGCCCGCAACCTGGAGCAGGTCAAGGTGGGCGACAAGGTGCTGGTGGACTTCATCCAGTCCCTGGCCCTGTTCGTGACCAAGCCCCAGGGCGGCCCCGCGGCCGGCGCGGCCCAGGTGGTGACCCTGGCGCCCAAGGGCCAGAAGCCCGGCGGCATCGTGGCCGACGTGGTGGAGCTTAGGGCCCAGGTGGTGGCCATCGACTACAAGGCCCGCACCGTGGCGCTCAAGGGCCCGGCCGGCAAGGTGCGCACCCTGAAGATCGGCCCCGACGCCAAGGACTTCGATCAGGTAAAAAAGGGCGACGACGTGGTGCTGCGCTACACCGAGGCAGTGGCCCTTACCGTGAGCAAGCCCTAGCCCGCAACCTCTCGCGTATTCTATCGGACCGGCCGGGGCTGATGCCCCGGCCGGTTCTTTTTGCCGGGGGGCGGGCCCGAGGCAAAAAGCTACAACTCGCCGGGGTTTTTTGGCGCGGCCGATTGTTGTCGCGCCCGGGCTATGTTAAATCAAATATATTGGCGCCCCTAA
It encodes the following:
- a CDS encoding copper-binding protein; this translates as MKRLILVILAMALVLGPVSLAMAAGGGGQPGVVAVEVVQLGGTVTALDLKARKVTIKGDGGKEVVLNAKQARNLEQVKVGDKVLVDFIQSLALFVTKPQGGPAAGAAQVVTLAPKGQKPGGIVADVVELRAQVVAIDYKARTVALKGPAGKVRTLKIGPDAKDFDQVKKGDDVVLRYTEAVALTVSKP